Proteins co-encoded in one Melitaea cinxia chromosome 13, ilMelCinx1.1, whole genome shotgun sequence genomic window:
- the LOC123659177 gene encoding probable E3 ubiquitin ligase complex SCF subunit sconB: MYNAGIFVFGSKIFEVPRRDAISCLPLEVSWRIFSYLDEASLCNASHAFKTWRRIILGSKTLRSRINQFELVFKLGSEKMVRFHKRNKKLLKKLRMKNYLPVSPRVVESTIKTVSRLKRSGDDIVLCTKRYKIS, translated from the exons ATGTACAACGCAGGGATTTTTGTTTTTGGCAGTAAGATATTCGAAGTGCCGCGCCGAGACGCCATTTCTTGCTTGCCTCTCGAGGTTTCTTGGAGAATATTCTC ATATTTAGACGAGGCATCCCTATGTAACGCGAGCCACGCCTTTAAAACGTGGAGAAGGATTATTTTAGGGAGCAAAACATTAAGAAGCCGTATTAACCAGTTTGAACTGGTTTTTAAGCTAGGTTCAGAGAAAATGGTTAGGTTTCACAAAAGGAATAAGAAACTGCTGAAGAAATTgagaatgaaaaattatttacctgtgaGTCCCAGAGTCg ttgAATCAACGATTAAAACTGTCAGTAGATTGAAAAGAAGCGGAGATGATATAGTATTATGTACGAAGAGATACAAGATTTCTTAG